The Amycolatopsis jiangsuensis nucleotide sequence CCTCACGCTGCCCGGGCTGGTCGAGCGGCTGCGCGCCGCGGGCAAGACCGTGCTGGTGAACGTGGACCTGGTCGAGGGCCTGGTGAGCCGGGACATCGCCGTGGAGTTCGTGGCACAGCAGACGAAAGCCGACGGGGTGCTCAGCAGCAAGGCCGCCCTCGTGAAGGCGGCCAAGGCCCGTGGCCTGCTCGCCGTGCACCGGTTCTTCCTCGTCGACTCGATTTCCTACCACAACCTCGGCCGGCAGCTGGCGATCTCCCGGCCCGACTACATCGAGATCCTGCCCGGCTGCGTGCCGCGGGTGATCACCTGGCTGAAGGCGGACACCGAGGTGCCGATCATCGCCGGCGGGCTGGTGTGCGACAAGGACGACGTGCTCGCCGCACTCGGCGCCGGCGCCACCGCGATCGCGACGTCCAATGTGGACGTCTGGGCGATGTAGCTCAGCGCCGGGACAGCCGGCGGAACAGCGGATCGGTGTAGTCGCGGACCTCCTGGTGCACCTGGTGCAGTTCCCGGTACTGCGCGTGCGTCGCTGCGTCCGGGGAGAACTGCTTGCCCGGCCGGACCATCGCCGCCACCGCCTCGTCGAAGTCGCGGTGGACGCCGAGGCCCACCGCCGCGCAGATCGCCGAACCGAGTTCCGCGCCGCCGTGCGCGCGACGCGCGGGCCGGTCGAAGGCATCCGCCACGATCTGCATCATCACCTCCGAATCGGCCCCGCCGCCGGAGACCAGCACCTGGTCGAAGTCCGTGCCCAGTTCGGCGGCCATGGCGTTTCCGTTGCCGCACAAGGTGAGCGCGATCGCCTCGAGCACCGCGCGGTACAGGTGGAACGGGCCCTGCCTGCCGTCGAAGCCGAGGAACGCCCCCTTGCGGTACGGCGCCTCGACCGGCGCCAGCCAGTCGAGCACCGCGATCAGGCCGTCCGAGCCCGGGGGCACTTCGGCAGCGCCGGCGTTGAGCCATTCCTGCTCGCCGAGCAGGTCGCGCAGCCAGCTGACCGTCCACATGCCACGCCGGATGCCGTGGCTCTCGTAGAGGTACTGCCGCGGACGGCAGGCGAAGTTCGACCAGAATGCCGTGCCGTCGAGGACATTCCGCGTGCCCGTGGTCATTCCGGCGATGTAGGTGCCCAGCGACAGCAGCAGCGTGCGGTCGTCGGCGAGCCCGCTGCCGAGCGCTTCCACCGCCTTGTCGTTGGCGGTCGCGAACACCGGCACACCCTCGGGCAGGCCGGTGTGCGCCGCGGCCTCCGCGGTGACCGTGCCGAGCAGCTCGCCCGGCTGCACCAGCTCGAACAGCATTTCCCGGGGAATGTCCGGCTCGTCCACCCAGGACCAGGCGTCGGTGTCGATCGGCCACACGCCCTGGTAGTTCGCCGCGGTGTCGCGCAACCGCCCGGTCATCC carries:
- a CDS encoding glycerol-3-phosphate responsive antiterminator, coding for MVRELLLDHPVVASVKDEAGLRAAVDAEPPVVFLLFGSILTLPGLVERLRAAGKTVLVNVDLVEGLVSRDIAVEFVAQQTKADGVLSSKAALVKAAKARGLLAVHRFFLVDSISYHNLGRQLAISRPDYIEILPGCVPRVITWLKADTEVPIIAGGLVCDKDDVLAALGAGATAIATSNVDVWAM
- a CDS encoding FGGY-family carbohydrate kinase, producing the protein MSRYLLGIDNGSQSTKVTVFDEHGVPQARARVALRPNDTPRPGVVEHPDDDLWDSIGAATRAALDSFDGRPEDIAGVGLCTIRFCRAMLRADGTLAQPVLSWMDDRVSRPYEHTNPDVRYVTTSSGYLTARMTGRLRDTAANYQGVWPIDTDAWSWVDEPDIPREMLFELVQPGELLGTVTAEAAAHTGLPEGVPVFATANDKAVEALGSGLADDRTLLLSLGTYIAGMTTGTRNVLDGTAFWSNFACRPRQYLYESHGIRRGMWTVSWLRDLLGEQEWLNAGAAEVPPGSDGLIAVLDWLAPVEAPYRKGAFLGFDGRQGPFHLYRAVLEAIALTLCGNGNAMAAELGTDFDQVLVSGGGADSEVMMQIVADAFDRPARRAHGGAELGSAICAAVGLGVHRDFDEAVAAMVRPGKQFSPDAATHAQYRELHQVHQEVRDYTDPLFRRLSRR